The following proteins are co-located in the Anaeromicrobium sediminis genome:
- the proB gene encoding glutamate 5-kinase — protein sequence MKNLLKEGCGHMTESEVKSKELHISNIKRIVVKVGTSTLTHSTGLLNLSRIENIVRQLADIHNRGVEVVLVTSGAIGAGVGKLGLDERPKTIPEKQAAAAIGQGVLLHMYSKFFSEYGKITGQILLTRDDMADRNRFLNASNTFTALLDKGVIPVVNENDATVVDEIKFGDNDTLSAMVASLVNADLLVLLTDIDGLYDSNPKENKDAKRIEYVGKIDESIDHMAKGAGSKLGTGGMITKIKACKIASFSGVCTVIANGSEDNILNKIMDGEEVGTFFQKTEETLKAKKHWMAFVTNPTNKIYIDDGAQRALLENRKSLLPAGIVKVDGQFGKGEVLAIFNMNNEEIAHGVTNYNSTHIDMIKGIDSSEIERILGYKDYDEVIHANNLVVLRK from the coding sequence TTGAAAAATTTATTAAAAGAGGGATGTGGTCATATGACAGAAAGTGAAGTTAAAAGTAAAGAACTGCACATAAGCAATATTAAAAGAATTGTAGTGAAAGTTGGAACTTCTACATTGACTCACTCTACTGGACTGTTAAATTTGTCTAGAATAGAAAATATAGTTAGACAATTAGCAGACATACACAATAGAGGGGTGGAAGTAGTATTAGTTACATCAGGTGCTATAGGTGCTGGTGTAGGAAAATTAGGATTAGATGAAAGACCCAAGACCATCCCCGAAAAGCAAGCAGCTGCAGCAATAGGTCAAGGTGTATTGCTTCATATGTATAGTAAATTTTTCTCCGAATATGGAAAAATAACAGGACAAATTCTTTTGACAAGAGATGATATGGCAGATAGAAATAGATTTTTAAATGCAAGTAACACCTTTACTGCCCTATTAGATAAGGGTGTAATTCCCGTAGTTAATGAAAATGATGCAACTGTAGTTGATGAAATAAAATTTGGTGATAATGACACTTTATCTGCTATGGTGGCTAGTTTAGTAAATGCAGATTTATTAGTATTATTAACAGATATAGATGGCCTTTATGATTCTAATCCAAAGGAAAATAAAGATGCTAAGCGTATAGAATATGTAGGAAAGATTGATGAGTCTATAGACCATATGGCAAAGGGAGCAGGATCTAAATTAGGAACTGGTGGTATGATAACCAAAATAAAAGCTTGTAAAATAGCATCCTTTTCTGGGGTATGTACTGTCATAGCCAATGGTAGTGAGGATAATATACTAAATAAAATAATGGATGGTGAAGAGGTAGGTACATTTTTTCAAAAGACAGAAGAAACCCTTAAGGCTAAAAAACACTGGATGGCCTTTGTTACAAACCCAACAAATAAAATATACATAGATGATGGGGCACAAAGGGCCCTACTAGAAAATAGAAAGAGTTTATTGCCAGCTGGTATAGTAAAAGTTGATGGCCAATTTGGAAAGGGAGAAGTCTTAGCAATTTTTAATATGAATAATGAAGAGATAGCCCATGGAGTTACTAATTATAACTCTACTCATATAGATATGATAAAGGGCATTGATAGTAGTGAAATAGAAAGAATACTTGGATATAAGGATTATGATGAAGTAATCCATGCTAACAATTTAGTTGTATTGAGAAAGTAG
- a CDS encoding HD domain-containing protein — protein sequence MERQKIIESIKDIVKKQLMGEGTGHDWWHTLRVYNMAKNMATQEKANMFIVEISALIHDLYDWKFYGEEGQIRKTGKLLNEFIEDEKEIEIIMDIIMNISFKGGTASAKQNTLEGKIVQDADRLDALGAIGIGRAFAYGGHKNREMYNPNMAPMKYSNLEEYKNSKGHTINHFYEKLLLLKDKMNTQTGKKMAKERHEFMENFLEQFYKEWDGEK from the coding sequence ATGGAAAGACAAAAAATTATTGAATCGATAAAAGATATAGTAAAAAAACAATTGATGGGAGAAGGTACAGGCCATGATTGGTGGCATACTTTAAGAGTTTACAATATGGCTAAGAATATGGCTACACAAGAAAAAGCCAATATGTTTATAGTGGAAATTTCAGCCCTTATTCATGATTTATATGATTGGAAATTTTACGGTGAAGAAGGACAAATTAGAAAAACAGGAAAGTTATTAAATGAATTTATAGAAGATGAAAAGGAAATTGAAATTATTATGGATATTATAATGAACATTTCCTTTAAGGGAGGAACAGCTTCTGCAAAACAAAATACTCTAGAGGGGAAAATTGTACAAGATGCAGATAGATTAGATGCATTAGGTGCCATAGGCATAGGAAGGGCATTCGCATATGGAGGCCATAAAAATAGAGAAATGTACAATCCTAATATGGCTCCTATGAAATATTCTAATTTAGAAGAATATAAAAATAGTAAGGGACATACTATAAATCATTTTTACGAGAAATTATTATTGCTAAAAGATAAAATGAATACGCAAACGGGAAAAAAGATGGCCAAAGAAAGACATGAGTTCATGGAAAACTTCTTAGAACAATTTTATAAAGAATGGGATGGAGAAAAATAG
- a CDS encoding ECF transporter S component, with the protein MEMEKNKWDIRRIVLLGLLMAFNMVATYIHVPVGGSMMHLGTTALFITALILNPVDSAIASGGGMFLFDIFGGYVSYAPFTLVIKGLMAYIVSKLAHKSGDGLSMKVNLGAYIIGGIVSLVGYYFTNVFFTGSFIGPISKIPGSILTTTIGILIALPLGIQVKKAYLKIK; encoded by the coding sequence ATGGAAATGGAAAAAAATAAATGGGATATTAGAAGAATTGTATTGTTAGGATTGCTCATGGCATTTAATATGGTTGCTACCTATATTCATGTACCTGTGGGTGGTAGCATGATGCACTTAGGCACCACAGCTCTTTTTATAACAGCTTTAATTTTAAATCCAGTAGATTCGGCCATTGCATCTGGCGGAGGTATGTTTTTGTTTGATATATTTGGAGGATACGTTAGCTATGCCCCATTTACTTTAGTGATTAAAGGTCTTATGGCCTATATAGTATCTAAATTGGCCCATAAGTCAGGGGATGGCCTTAGTATGAAAGTAAATCTAGGAGCATATATAATAGGAGGAATTGTATCCTTAGTAGGTTATTATTTTACCAATGTATTTTTTACAGGAAGCTTTATAGGACCTATAAGTAAAATACCAGGGTCCATATTAACTACAACCATAGGCATATTAATAGCTTTGCCCCTTGGTATACAAGTGAAAAAAGCATATTTGAAAATTAAATAA
- a CDS encoding acyl-CoA dehydratase activase: MYSIGIDSGSVATKAVLFNGEIVDSIIIPTGWSPKESAKEAYNKIIERNNVDKSQVKKVIGTGYGRISMDFIDKAITEITCHAKGMHFLNPNIRTILDIGGQDSKVISIDENGNVLDFFMNDKCAAGTGRFLQVMAVTLNMDIENIDEELNEELTPQKISSMCTVFAESEIISLLAKGIDKKSIFLGILESIGNRAFSILHKVNSNETIGFSGGIARSNLVKNIIEKKVKKEIYVPNDSQIVGALGAAIKGF, from the coding sequence GTGTACTCTATAGGAATAGATTCAGGGTCAGTAGCTACAAAGGCTGTATTATTTAACGGAGAGATTGTAGATTCAATTATAATTCCCACTGGATGGAGTCCTAAGGAAAGTGCTAAGGAAGCCTATAATAAAATAATAGAGAGAAATAATGTGGATAAGAGTCAAGTAAAAAAGGTAATAGGCACAGGTTATGGTAGAATATCTATGGATTTTATAGATAAGGCCATAACAGAAATAACTTGTCATGCTAAAGGGATGCATTTTTTAAATCCTAATATAAGAACCATACTAGATATAGGTGGTCAAGATAGCAAAGTAATAAGTATAGATGAGAATGGAAATGTGCTGGATTTTTTTATGAATGATAAATGTGCAGCTGGAACAGGACGTTTTCTACAGGTTATGGCTGTAACTTTAAATATGGATATAGAGAATATAGATGAAGAATTAAATGAAGAATTGACACCTCAAAAGATAAGTAGCATGTGTACTGTTTTTGCAGAATCAGAAATTATAAGTTTACTCGCAAAGGGGATAGATAAAAAAAGCATATTCTTGGGTATATTAGAGTCTATAGGAAATAGGGCCTTTTCCATATTACATAAGGTAAATTCAAATGAAACCATAGGTTTTAGTGGTGGCATAGCTAGAAGTAATTTAGTAAAAAATATAATAGAGAAAAAAGTGAAAAAAGAAATATATGTACCTAATGACTCTCAAATAGTGGGAGCATTAGGGGCGGCTATAAAGGGATTTTAA
- a CDS encoding putative Se/S carrier-like protein, with protein MSLYILFPNHSNGMLMENILIENNIKYTISPTPRELSICCGISIIINKEDRQLVEELIEEESNLKIEGIHELKKKRKKFINI; from the coding sequence ATGAGTTTATATATACTATTTCCAAATCATTCCAATGGCATGCTCATGGAGAATATTTTAATTGAGAATAATATTAAATACACTATTTCCCCAACTCCACGAGAATTAAGTATCTGTTGTGGTATATCAATAATAATAAATAAAGAAGATAGACAATTAGTTGAAGAACTTATTGAAGAAGAGAGTAATTTGAAGATAGAAGGAATCCATGAATTAAAAAAGAAAAGGAAAAAGTTTATTAATATATAA
- a CDS encoding double-cubane-cluster-containing anaerobic reductase: protein MADYREMWSLLDMDLEKHDELCAVLPEFYGEIYMDQKNRPEGMNYFNMVVSEIHGLRVKELNDGKKDGKKVVGTFCVFVPDEIITAAGAVSVGLCAGSDFWHPDGEKIVPKNTCPLVKAAVGAYFGKTCPYFQSCNLIVGETTCDAKKKAWEIFSKEIDTHVMELPQMKREKNERHWEEEVALFKEKIEEVTGHTITEEELYERIKLHNEKRSVLKRLYDFRKVDNPPISGKDVLLITQIAFYDDPKRFIEMTNKLCDELEERVKENSGVYEKDAPRLLITGTPMAIPNWKMHHIIETSNAAVVAEETCTGTKYFKNLVSEEEKDMEGMIKNLASRYMKTNCAVFTPNKNRIDDIINMYKEYKADGVIYYSLPFCTCYAAEYMSVKEALEKEGIPVIMIETGYGLEDAGQIKTRLEAFLEMLDK from the coding sequence ATGGCTGATTACAGAGAAATGTGGAGTTTATTAGATATGGATTTGGAGAAGCATGATGAATTATGTGCAGTATTACCTGAGTTTTATGGAGAAATATACATGGATCAGAAAAATAGACCAGAGGGTATGAATTATTTTAATATGGTTGTTTCTGAAATCCATGGTCTTAGGGTTAAGGAGTTAAATGACGGAAAAAAAGATGGCAAAAAGGTAGTGGGAACATTTTGTGTCTTTGTACCTGATGAAATAATAACAGCAGCTGGAGCTGTAAGTGTAGGATTATGTGCAGGGTCTGATTTTTGGCATCCAGATGGAGAAAAAATAGTGCCTAAAAATACCTGTCCCCTAGTAAAGGCCGCAGTTGGAGCATACTTTGGTAAAACCTGTCCCTATTTTCAATCCTGTAACCTAATAGTAGGAGAGACAACTTGTGATGCTAAGAAAAAGGCATGGGAAATCTTCAGTAAAGAAATAGATACTCACGTGATGGAATTACCACAGATGAAAAGGGAGAAAAATGAAAGACATTGGGAAGAAGAAGTTGCATTATTTAAAGAAAAAATAGAAGAAGTGACAGGCCATACAATTACAGAAGAAGAATTATACGAGAGAATAAAATTACATAATGAAAAGAGAAGTGTATTAAAGAGATTATACGATTTTAGGAAAGTAGACAATCCACCTATAAGTGGAAAGGATGTATTATTAATAACTCAAATTGCCTTTTATGATGATCCTAAGAGGTTCATTGAAATGACTAATAAACTATGTGACGAATTAGAAGAGAGAGTTAAAGAAAATAGTGGAGTGTATGAGAAGGATGCCCCAAGGCTTTTAATAACGGGAACACCGATGGCCATACCAAATTGGAAGATGCATCATATAATAGAAACTAGTAATGCTGCTGTAGTTGCAGAAGAAACTTGTACTGGAACTAAATATTTTAAAAATTTAGTTTCTGAAGAAGAAAAGGACATGGAGGGTATGATTAAAAACCTTGCTAGTAGATATATGAAGACTAATTGTGCCGTATTTACTCCTAATAAAAATAGAATAGATGATATTATAAATATGTATAAGGAATATAAGGCCGATGGTGTAATATATTATTCACTACCGTTTTGTACTTGCTACGCAGCAGAATATATGAGCGTAAAGGAAGCGTTGGAAAAAGAGGGTATTCCAGTTATTATGATAGAAACGGGATATGGATTGGAAGATGCAGGCCAAATTAAAACTAGATTAGAGGCCTTTTTAGAAATGCTAGATAAATAG
- a CDS encoding DUF4489 domain-containing protein: MLTYYNDYKKYSSNIKKEKDSTLTLQCGRIFDPSLPPRLNDDPNNPLMPPVKLASVTVDTRSFHKPCVNIEYSSIINLVAVGRSGDGNESITLKFRLSKNCKNRKKEILQEWIYTESDLEDLDRERESKESFTVTFCECLNCFDHDCCTYTIELIEVAPFIDQNNNPTIAYSITHKDILALISCEDHLQCGRIFDPSLPPRLNDDSNDPMMPPVKLASVTVDTKSLKKPCVNIKYSSIIDTLAAINPDDPDVDITLKFRLIRNCKNRKKEILQEWTYLQSNLEDNDGERESKDAFTVTFCDCLDCFAEDCCTYTMELIQAAPTLVNSDIGVLYNITNKNILAIVSCEKDLQCGRIFDPSLPPRLNDDTNDPMMPPIKLASVTVDTRSLKKPCINIEYSSIIHVSAANNPDNPNVEITLKFRLIRKCKNRKKEILQEWTYLKSDLQDTDTERESKDAFTIAFCECLDCFDGDCCTYTMELIQAAPSIISNNIETLYNITNKSISAIIGPKNH, translated from the coding sequence ATGTTAACCTACTATAATGATTATAAAAAGTATTCTTCTAATATAAAGAAAGAAAAAGACTCTACACTCACTTTACAATGTGGAAGAATATTTGATCCAAGTTTACCACCTAGGCTAAATGATGATCCCAACAATCCACTGATGCCTCCAGTTAAATTGGCTTCTGTTACGGTAGACACTAGATCTTTCCATAAACCATGTGTAAATATTGAATATTCATCTATTATCAATCTTGTAGCTGTTGGTCGGAGTGGTGACGGCAATGAATCAATAACTTTAAAATTTAGATTAAGTAAAAATTGTAAAAATAGAAAAAAAGAAATATTACAGGAATGGATCTATACAGAATCTGATCTGGAAGATCTTGATAGAGAGAGGGAATCTAAAGAGTCCTTTACAGTTACTTTCTGTGAATGTTTAAATTGCTTTGACCATGATTGTTGCACCTATACCATTGAACTTATAGAAGTTGCACCTTTTATTGACCAAAATAATAATCCTACAATTGCATATAGCATTACCCATAAGGATATTTTGGCTCTTATATCTTGTGAAGATCATTTACAATGTGGAAGAATATTTGATCCAAGTTTACCACCTAGGCTAAATGATGATTCCAATGACCCAATGATGCCTCCAGTAAAGTTAGCTTCTGTTACGGTGGATACTAAATCTTTAAAAAAGCCTTGTGTGAATATTAAATACTCTTCTATTATTGATACTTTAGCTGCTATTAACCCTGATGATCCCGATGTTGATATAACTCTAAAATTTAGATTGATCAGGAATTGTAAAAATAGAAAAAAAGAAATATTACAAGAATGGACCTATCTACAATCTAATCTTGAAGATAATGATGGAGAGAGAGAATCTAAGGATGCCTTTACAGTGACTTTTTGTGATTGTTTAGATTGTTTTGCTGAAGATTGTTGCACCTATACTATGGAACTTATACAGGCTGCTCCAACTCTTGTTAATAGTGATATCGGAGTTTTATATAACATTACCAATAAAAATATTTTGGCCATTGTATCTTGTGAAAAGGATTTACAATGTGGAAGAATATTTGATCCAAGTTTGCCACCTAGACTTAATGACGATACCAACGACCCAATGATGCCTCCTATAAAACTAGCTTCTGTTACGGTGGATACTAGATCTTTAAAAAAGCCATGTATAAACATTGAATATTCTTCTATTATTCATGTTTCAGCTGCTAATAATCCTGATAATCCAAATGTTGAAATAACCCTAAAATTTAGATTGATTAGGAAATGTAAAAATAGAAAAAAAGAAATATTACAAGAATGGACCTATCTAAAGTCTGATCTTCAAGATACAGATACAGAGAGGGAATCTAAAGATGCCTTTACAATTGCCTTCTGTGAGTGTTTAGATTGTTTCGATGGAGATTGTTGCACCTATACTATGGAACTTATACAGGCTGCTCCTTCTATTATTAGTAATAATATAGAAACCTTATATAACATTACCAATAAAAGTATTTCAGCAATCATAGGTCCTAAAAATCACTAA
- a CDS encoding DUF4489 domain-containing protein: MASCINYYKKDHRRKECDYWDDCRYDDYSDCCDKKKFDHRKKKLDCDPCDPKDREKGKNCIAILECGRPVDRQLPDQLALTDPPVPLATVTIDTKCLCKPCVKIEYSSIITLMGLTGASDASIDLKFRLCKKCKKGQKEELQRWEYRHNNVDANDTWKESFTVTFCECLDCFDEDCCQYTIELIEVTPTIVSSEPVVSYDITNRDISAFAACKSHC, from the coding sequence ATGGCATCATGTATTAACTACTATAAAAAAGATCATAGAAGAAAAGAATGTGATTATTGGGACGATTGCAGATATGATGATTATAGCGATTGTTGTGATAAGAAAAAATTTGATCATAGAAAAAAGAAATTAGATTGTGACCCTTGCGATCCTAAAGATAGAGAAAAAGGTAAAAATTGTATTGCAATTTTAGAATGTGGAAGACCGGTAGATCGACAATTACCAGATCAACTAGCCCTTACCGATCCCCCAGTACCATTAGCAACTGTTACTATTGATACTAAATGTCTATGTAAGCCATGTGTAAAAATTGAGTATTCTTCAATTATTACCCTTATGGGCCTTACTGGTGCTTCTGATGCTTCCATAGATTTAAAATTTAGATTGTGTAAAAAGTGCAAAAAAGGTCAAAAGGAAGAACTACAAAGGTGGGAATATAGACATAATAACGTGGACGCAAATGATACATGGAAAGAATCATTTACAGTTACTTTCTGTGAGTGTTTAGATTGTTTTGATGAGGATTGCTGCCAATATACAATAGAGCTAATTGAAGTTACCCCAACTATTGTTAGTAGTGAACCAGTAGTTTCATACGATATTACCAATAGGGACATTTCAGCATTTGCTGCTTGTAAATCTCATTGCTAA